TGCATCAAGAACCCGTTGCTGAGGGGAGTAGTCAGTTTCCTTACTCGTTGAAGCTATAGAAATCTCCCTATCAGCTCTCCTGGGATCGAACAGCACGCATGGACTATATCAAGCCCTAGGCTGGGATGGGGGTTTGCTATCCTATCCACCAGACCCTTCAAAGCACTGTCCAACCTCTTCTTCATCCAAGGGGGTCTCATGCACCCGAGGCTGACCTTCGAGGATCTGCTGAGCACACGAGTTACCCCGACCACCCTGTCCAGTGAGGGAGGATCGTGTCCCTCGAAGGGGGTGTCTGGGGTGGGTATGAAAACCAGTACAACTGATCTCCTTATTCCGAGTTCCCTGATTATGTTAGCTGCATCCTCGAACCATTTCTCTCGGGAGCCAGGCAGTCCCACGGTGATGTGGGGAACCACCTCTATAGACGATTCAACTAGAAGCTCCATGCCCCTCACGAAGTCTTCAGGTGTGAGTTTGAGCGACTTTGCCGTTCTTATGGCCTCTTCGTCCAAGATCAACTCGTAGTCGGCCAAGTCCACCCGAGCCGTGGAGAGCAGCTTGGCCTCCTCCTCACCAACCACTCCGGTGTGAACGCTGATGAAGAATCCCATCCCCTTAAGTTCTCGGATAGCCGATGCGAATGGTCTTAGCGGCAGTTTTCCGTCAGTCCCCAAACCACCGCTTATCAAGATACCCTCTATTCCCTTCTTTCTCAAGCTGCGACCCAGCCGGACTAATTCGACCGGGGAAGTAGCTGGCACCATCCCCCTGAGCCATTTTCCACGGCACATTGGGCAATTCAGGGGACAATGGTGTCCAGTTATGCTCACCTCAGCGAACTTTCCCGTAGGAATGAACCCTAAGGTCTTCAACGGCAGTCATCACCTCTTCCCTAACCTTCTCCCAGTCCTCCTTCAGCAGGTCCATGCTGGGGAAGTTGTATATCGGGCCTTTAGGGCTCTCGTTGTAAAAGGGCCTGTTGCAGGAGGGACATCCGCTAGTCAGGAAAGCCTCCCTGTACTCGTCGGGATCGTAAGACTTGATCTCCTCGATGGGGATCCCCTCGCTCAGGAAGTGCCGTATAACTTGAAGCTGCCTGTAATACCTGATATCTGGCTTAGGGTGGGATTCCATGGGTGTTCCGGGAACGGGGGTGAACGAGAAGAGAGCTACCTCAGCCCCCATCCCATATAGAGAGGACATGATATGTATAGCCTCCTCGAGGGATTCCCCCATCCCGGCTATCAGGTGAACGTGTACCCTTCCCCTGCCGAATATATTGATGGCGTTCTCAATGAACTTGATGTACGAGTTCCATGATCCGGGCTTATTCACTCTACGGAATACCATTGGGGACATGGCATCGAGCCCAATTCCTATCCTCTCAGCGTACCTCCTCAGGCGCTGCAGTACATCTCGATGCACGGGATTTATGGAGATGGAGACAGGACCCCTGAACAGCGATGCTAGGCTCTCTACTTCGGATGGAAATCCCCTTCTAAGAGTTGATTGGATGCATATCCTCTCGAAGAGTCCTTGGCCCCTGACCACGCTATCCACGTCAACTAGCGGCCATCTCAGCCTAGCCAATCTGGCCTCCTCGATCCATTGAGGGCAGAAGGCGCACTTGCCCAAACACCCGCCTGGGAGCAGTAGATAAGCCGTTTTAGGAGCTGCAGCCATCTTCATGTGAAGGAGCCCGAGTCTCACTAGAGTCCCTACCGAAGCCCTTACAGTGCTGGAATCCCCCGCCAAACCTGTGTGGAGCCGCACGGGATTCATATACATTAAAACCTTTTAATTTTCAGCTGCTGTGAATCCCGGTGGTCGAATGAAGGGTGGTTGGACTGGCAAGATACTCAGGGTGGACCTCACCCGGGGAAAGACTGTGGTACAGGATCTGGACCCTAAAGTTGCCGTAGATTTTCTCGGTGGAAGGGGCCTCGCCATAAAGACGCTCTGGGAGGAGCTTCCACCTGGCGTGGATCCCCTCTCCCCAGAAAACCTGCTCATATTTGCTACCGGGCCCCTCACTGGACTGACGCTCCCGAGCAGCGGGAAGATGGTCATAGCTGCCAAGTCCCCCCTAACAGGAGGCTACGGGGACGGTAATATAGGCACTAAGGCTTCAGTTCAGCTGAAAAAGGCAGGTTATGACGCAATTATCGTCTCGGGGAAGGCTGAGGAGCCGTCCATGATAGTAATTGAGGACGACAGGGTGGAGATAAAGTCGGCTAAGGACCTGTGGGGGCTGGACACCTACAAGGCTCAGGACGAGTTAGAGTCCCAGTATGGTAAGAATGCTGGGATCCTAGTGATAGGGCCCGCCGGGGAGAACCTAGTAAAGATATCCGTGGTCACCTCGGAGAAAGGGAGGGCTGGCGGAAGGCCTGGAATGGGTGCGGTCATGGGTTCAAAGAATCTGAAGGCCTTGGTAGTGAAGGGGAGCAGAGAGATACCCCTCGATAATCCGAAGGAGGTTCTCAGGCTGGGGGCTGAGGCCTACAAGGATGTGAAGTCCAAGGACAACTACGATTTCTGGGTGCGGCAGGGAACCATGTTCACCGTGGAATGGGCCAACGAGAACAGCGCGCTCCCCACCTACAACTTCAGTGAGGGGGTATTCGATGGGTTTGACAAGATAGGAGGTAACGCCATGGAGAAAATATACAAAGTCGCCCAAAAGGGCTGCCCCAACTGTAACATGCCCTGCGGTAACATAACTGAGATAAAGGAAGGCCCGTATCAGGGAAGGAGGACTGAGGTTGACTACGAGAACATAGCAATGAACGGTTCTAACTTGGGAATCGACAACATGAGCTGGGTAATGACTCTGAATCTCTTCTCTGATGAGACCGGTCTGGACGCCATAAGCATGGGCTCGGCCTTGGCGTTCGCGACCGAGGCGGTCCAGAGGGGTATACTGAGTAAAGAGGAGGTTGGCGTAGACCTAGAGTGGGGCAACGCCCCTGCCATGCTGGAACTGGCCAAGAAGATCGTGGATAAGGAGGGATTCGGTGCTGTGCTGGCTGAGGGGGTGGCTTACGCTGCCTCCAAGCTAGGAAACGGTGCTGAGAAGTTCGCGATGCACGTTAAGGGGCTGGAGACTAGTGCATACGACTGCCACGCATACATAGGGATGGCCCTAGCCTATGGAACGAGCCCCATAGGAGCCCATCATAAAGACGCGTGGTTCATCTCGATAGAAGTCAGGGAGGGCAGAGGAGTAGCCAGCAGGGAGAGGGTGGAGAAGCTCGTCTGGATGCAGAACGTGAGGGGAGGATTCTTCGAGAGCGCTGTGGCCTGCAGATTGCCATGGATCGAGCTCGGCTTCGATCTTGAATGGTACACCAAGTTCCTGAAGGCCGCTACTGGACTGGAGTACACTTGGGACGACCTCTACAGGATCTCCAACAGGATCTACTCGCTGATAAGGGCCTTCTGGATAAGGGAGAAGGGTGGTTGGAGCAGGACCATGGACTATCCACCAGCGAAGTGGTTCGAGGAGCCTCTGACCAAAGGACCGCTTGCAGGCACCAAGCTTGACAGGGACTCTTACGACAAGATGCTCTCATGGTACTACGAGCTCAGGGGATGGGACATCAACGGCGTCCCGAGAAAGGGCACGCTCAGGTCCTTAGGATTGGAGAGCGTCATACCTCAGCTGGAGAAAGTGGCGAGCCTCTCGGAGTAAGGAGGGCCCTCATGAGACTCAAGCTGCTGGGAAAGCCGAGGGAGCTCATGGGCAAGGAGGTAGAGCTGAACCTAGGCAGGACCACGCTGAGGAAGGTGCTTGAAGCTCTTCCAGAGGAAGTAAGGGAGCTCGTGACTGATGGCGAGAGGTTCAAGATGATAGTCCTGATCAATGGGGTATCCGCGGAGTCAAAGGGCGGGCTGGATGCGAAGGTGGGGCCTGAGGACGAGATCACCATAATGCCCGAGGTGGGAGGGGGTTAACTAGAACACCTTAGATACCTTGGCAATGGACGAGTATAGGGTCCCAAAGATCATGGGAGGCCACCCGTTCCCCTCCACTTTTATCGGCTCTATTTTTCCTTCATCCAACCTGGAAACCAACGTCCTGACCTTTCCTATCTCTCTAGGCCAGTGGGCATCACTTCCCCCTATACCCGGTATGCCGTGCCGTTTAGCGAACTCCTCGGCCTTCCTGTTATTCCAAGAGGGAGTCCTTCCATTCATCACCTCTATGTAGTCTATCTTTTCCAGGATATCCAAGACCGCATTTCCCAAGGCCCCCCTCATCTTCCTGTCAAAGGGGTGAGGCACCACCACCAGACCTCCCTGCTCTTTTATTCTATCCACGGTTTCCGAGGCGTCCATGCCTTTGGGTATTCTCTCGTTTATGAAGAGCCCTATGACATCGCCCTGTACCGTCTTCACCTCCTCCCCCGGGATGATAGTCAGATCCACACTCAGCCTCCTGACCTCTTCTAGCACCTCTTGGGCCCCTATCACCTCATTGTGATCGGTTATTGCTATGGCGCTCAGTCCCTTCCTCACAGCCAATTTCACCACATCCCTAGGAGAGGCCATCGAGTCCCGGGATCGCCTAGTGTGCACATGAAAGTCCACCCACATAGGGATCCCTCACAGTGAGTATTCCATTCCCTCTGCCTTACCTTTGACCTCGGGCTGCGGCTGGGGTAGCGGCGGCAAGGGTGGAGGCACACCCACCGATCTACACAGCATAACCGCCTCCGCGAAGCCCGCCGCGTATACAGCTTGGACCACAGGCTGAGGCATCTTACCGTTCCCTATATCCCTCAGCATCCTCTCTATCTCGTCTTTCTTGCCGGTTATGATGACCCTGCCCTCCACAGTTATTCTGGCCACGGAGGGTTGGTAGCTCACATCTATGAGGAACCTACCTTTGGCCCTCTCCTTGGATCCCTCCATCTTCCCTAGGTTCATGTTAACGGAGATCTGTAGGTTAGGCGGCAGCGGATCCTCTGGCTCCACGTATCTCTCGGCCTGAACCCTCATTACCCTCACGGCTATGTTCATGGTGATCATCTCGGCCTTCCCGCACCCCCTTTTAACCGTACCCCTAGGGAGTGAAAGTTTTTCGTATTCAGGTCGCCAGCTCCCCAGGTGATGACATGAAGGTGAGGAAGAGAAGCACCGGGACCGAGGAGGAGTTCCTTCCCGTAAAGATAGTTGCGGCCGCAATTAAGGCCGGAGCTTCCGTTAAGTTGGCTGATGAGGTTGCCAAGGCGGTGCAGGAGAAATTCAAGGGTAAAGAGGTAGTGGATAGCTCAGAGATCAGGGAATTCGTGCTTAACTACCTCAAGGAGAGAGAGCCCTCCGCCTACGAGAACTGGCTCAGGTTTGACAGTCGGGTGAAGGGCATCTCCTCCTAACACCTTTTTCGGGGGGTTCGGGGATAGACCTGAGGGAGCTAGTTGACCTCACCCTGAAAATAAAGGAGAGGGCTCTTCCCTTCATAGGAGCTGACAGGGAATATTCCTACGTTAGCGCTGGAGGGGACACCGCTAGAGCAGTGGACGAGGCCGCGCAGGAGGCTCTCTCTGCATGGTTAGAGGAGAGGGAAAGATATCCGAGCATACTCAGCGAGGAGAGCGGACTTATCGAGGGACAAGAGAGGGGAATCGTCCTCATCGATCCCGTGGACGGTAGTTCCAATGCAGACAGGGGAATTCCTTTCGCCTGCGTCTCCGTGGCCTATTCCTCCTCCTACTCTCTGAAGGATCTCGAGATGGCGGTTATACTAGACCTGTTCAGGGGAGACCTCTATCACGCCATCAAGGGAGGAGGTGCCTTCAAGAACGGGAACAGGGTGAGAGTGAGAGACTTCAGGGGTACACCAGTTATCTACTCACCTTGTCAAAGGAACAACTCGGTAACCAAGGAGAGGCTGGGATTCAAGCATATAGCGAGGAGGGATTTGGGATCTGTGGCCTTGGGCTTAGCTCTGGTGGCAGAGGGTAGGATAGACGCACTCATCGATCTCAGAGGGGACTTGAGAATAGTGGATCTGGCCGCTGGCCTTCTGATGGTTAGGGAGGCAGGAGGAACCGTTTTGGTGAACAAACACCGAATAGAGGGTCTGAGTAGGGAGTACTCCATCGTAGCCGGGATCCGTGAGGTCGTCAGGAGAGTAGAGATAGAGGGCATGATAGAGCTGTGATGGAGCCCCGGGGGGGTCTCGAACCCCCGACCTGCCGCTTACAAGGCGGCCGCTCTGCCAACTGAGCTACCGGGGCCAAACATGAGAGATGGCTCACCTTATATAAGTTTTAGAGGGAGGCTCAGAGGTCCTCTCCTTCCTTCCCCAGCTCGAATTCGTCATGCAATGCCCTCACAGCCTCTTCTCCATCGGTTTCATCGACCACGAACGATATATTGACCTCGGAGGATCCCTGAGCTATCATCTTCACGTTTATGCCCCTCGCGGAGACTGCTCCGAAGACACGGGAGGCAACACCGGGGGTGCCCCTCATCCCGGATCCTATGGCAGCCACTACGGAGCACCCCCTATCCAAGAGGACCTCTTTGAATATGGGCCCCAAGAGCCTAGCCTCCATTATACCCCTCGCCCTCTCAGCCTCTTCTGCCTCCAAGACTATCGAGATGTCCGACTCTGAGATGCTCTGGGAGATCATGAGCACATTGATCCCATTATCCCCCAAGAGTGAGAACAGCCGACCGGCCGTTCCGGGACGCCCGATCATCCCGACGCCCCTGACCGTTATTATGGATACTCCTCTCCTCAGACCCACGGCCTTAACCACTTCCCTGCTCCTCACCTCCCTGCTGGAAATGAGGGTGCCTGGGGACTTCATGTTACGGAAGTTCCTTATCCTCACAGGGGTGGAGGTCGCCATAGCTGGCTCCAAGAACCTAGGGTGCATCCTCTTAGCACCGAAGTAC
This DNA window, taken from Thermoproteota archaeon, encodes the following:
- a CDS encoding radical SAM protein, coding for MSITGHHCPLNCPMCRGKWLRGMVPATSPVELVRLGRSLRKKGIEGILISGGLGTDGKLPLRPFASAIRELKGMGFFISVHTGVVGEEEAKLLSTARVDLADYELILDEEAIRTAKSLKLTPEDFVRGMELLVESSIEVVPHITVGLPGSREKWFEDAANIIRELGIRRSVVLVFIPTPDTPFEGHDPPSLDRVVGVTRVLSRSSKVSLGCMRPPWMKKRLDSALKGLVDRIANPHPSLGLDIVHACCSIPGELIGRFL
- a CDS encoding radical SAM protein, translating into MRLGLLHMKMAAAPKTAYLLLPGGCLGKCAFCPQWIEEARLARLRWPLVDVDSVVRGQGLFERICIQSTLRRGFPSEVESLASLFRGPVSISINPVHRDVLQRLRRYAERIGIGLDAMSPMVFRRVNKPGSWNSYIKFIENAINIFGRGRVHVHLIAGMGESLEEAIHIMSSLYGMGAEVALFSFTPVPGTPMESHPKPDIRYYRQLQVIRHFLSEGIPIEEIKSYDPDEYREAFLTSGCPSCNRPFYNESPKGPIYNFPSMDLLKEDWEKVREEVMTAVEDLRVHSYGKVR
- a CDS encoding aldehyde ferredoxin oxidoreductase family protein codes for the protein MKGGWTGKILRVDLTRGKTVVQDLDPKVAVDFLGGRGLAIKTLWEELPPGVDPLSPENLLIFATGPLTGLTLPSSGKMVIAAKSPLTGGYGDGNIGTKASVQLKKAGYDAIIVSGKAEEPSMIVIEDDRVEIKSAKDLWGLDTYKAQDELESQYGKNAGILVIGPAGENLVKISVVTSEKGRAGGRPGMGAVMGSKNLKALVVKGSREIPLDNPKEVLRLGAEAYKDVKSKDNYDFWVRQGTMFTVEWANENSALPTYNFSEGVFDGFDKIGGNAMEKIYKVAQKGCPNCNMPCGNITEIKEGPYQGRRTEVDYENIAMNGSNLGIDNMSWVMTLNLFSDETGLDAISMGSALAFATEAVQRGILSKEEVGVDLEWGNAPAMLELAKKIVDKEGFGAVLAEGVAYAASKLGNGAEKFAMHVKGLETSAYDCHAYIGMALAYGTSPIGAHHKDAWFISIEVREGRGVASRERVEKLVWMQNVRGGFFESAVACRLPWIELGFDLEWYTKFLKAATGLEYTWDDLYRISNRIYSLIRAFWIREKGGWSRTMDYPPAKWFEEPLTKGPLAGTKLDRDSYDKMLSWYYELRGWDINGVPRKGTLRSLGLESVIPQLEKVASLSE
- a CDS encoding MoaD/ThiS family protein — its product is MRLKLLGKPRELMGKEVELNLGRTTLRKVLEALPEEVRELVTDGERFKMIVLINGVSAESKGGLDAKVGPEDEITIMPEVGGG
- a CDS encoding PHP domain-containing protein encodes the protein MWVDFHVHTRRSRDSMASPRDVVKLAVRKGLSAIAITDHNEVIGAQEVLEEVRRLSVDLTIIPGEEVKTVQGDVIGLFINERIPKGMDASETVDRIKEQGGLVVVPHPFDRKMRGALGNAVLDILEKIDYIEVMNGRTPSWNNRKAEEFAKRHGIPGIGGSDAHWPREIGKVRTLVSRLDEGKIEPIKVEGNGWPPMIFGTLYSSIAKVSKVF
- a CDS encoding ATP cone domain-containing protein; this translates as MKVRKRSTGTEEEFLPVKIVAAAIKAGASVKLADEVAKAVQEKFKGKEVVDSSEIREFVLNYLKEREPSAYENWLRFDSRVKGISS
- a CDS encoding inositol monophosphatase family protein → MGADREYSYVSAGGDTARAVDEAAQEALSAWLEERERYPSILSEESGLIEGQERGIVLIDPVDGSSNADRGIPFACVSVAYSSSYSLKDLEMAVILDLFRGDLYHAIKGGGAFKNGNRVRVRDFRGTPVIYSPCQRNNSVTKERLGFKHIARRDLGSVALGLALVAEGRIDALIDLRGDLRIVDLAAGLLMVREAGGTVLVNKHRIEGLSREYSIVAGIREVVRRVEIEGMIEL